Proteins encoded by one window of Cucurbita pepo subsp. pepo cultivar mu-cu-16 chromosome LG14, ASM280686v2, whole genome shotgun sequence:
- the LOC111809795 gene encoding 40S ribosomal protein S29 translates to MGHSNVWNSHPKSYGPGSRTCRVCGNPHGLIRKYGLMCCRQCFRSNAKEIGFIKYR, encoded by the exons ATGGGGCACTCCAATGTGTGGAACTCTCATCCGAAGAGCTATGGCCCTGGTTCTCGCACCTG TCGTGTGTGCGGAAATCCCCATGGATTGATCAGAAAGTATGGACTTATGTGCTGCAGACAATGCTTCCGTAGCAATGCCAAGGAAATTGGGTTCATTAAG TACCGCTAA